Proteins from a genomic interval of Mesobacillus sp. S13:
- a CDS encoding GNAT family N-acetyltransferase — translation MHWYEKLNQYFPIEEMKSKEHMETLLKERPEIYHKDEGPGHVLMYVETDDFVFIDYLFVSKTTRGQGLGHKLIEKLKEKGKPIILEVEPVNYEDTDTEKRLRFYKREGFEHARTIGYRRRSLATKEINEMEILYWSPDEASEDLVYEAMKKTYNMIHTYKDEKFYGASYQPVEEVLTVEDERDDLLQDI, via the coding sequence ATGCATTGGTATGAGAAACTAAATCAGTATTTCCCAATCGAGGAAATGAAATCAAAAGAGCATATGGAAACACTGCTAAAGGAAAGACCAGAGATTTACCATAAGGATGAAGGCCCAGGGCATGTTCTCATGTATGTTGAGACAGATGATTTTGTATTCATTGATTACCTTTTCGTGTCGAAGACGACTCGAGGCCAGGGACTTGGCCATAAATTAATCGAGAAGCTGAAGGAGAAGGGCAAGCCAATTATCCTCGAGGTTGAACCCGTTAATTATGAGGATACTGATACTGAAAAACGCCTGCGTTTTTATAAGAGGGAAGGCTTTGAGCATGCTCGTACGATTGGGTATAGACGCCGGTCGCTCGCTACTAAAGAAATCAATGAGATGGAAATCCTATACTGGTCACCGGACGAAGCTTCAGAGGATTTGGTTTATGAGGCAATGAAGAAAACCTATAATATGATTCATACTTATAAAGACGAAAAGTTTTACGGTGCATCATACCAGCCCGTTGAAGAAGTCTTGACTGTAGAAGACGAACGGGATGATTTACTACAAGATATCTAA
- the mecA gene encoding adaptor protein MecA — MEIERINENTVKFYISYMDIEERGFDREEIWYNRDRSEELFWEMMDEVHAEEEFAVEGPLWIQVQALEKGLEVLVTKAQLSKDGPKFELPLPNDKLKDLPVDERIEELLDHQFNPKGIEDDDTAFDDDLEFLLYFKDFEDVIALSKRPGIDSVKTSLYSYEDKYYLYIEFPEQDFDDEEEIDNILSVLLEYGQESTVTVHRLDEYGNKIIGEDVFSVIRKHFS, encoded by the coding sequence ATGGAAATTGAGCGTATCAATGAGAATACGGTTAAGTTTTATATTTCATATATGGACATAGAGGAGCGCGGGTTTGACCGGGAAGAAATATGGTATAACCGTGATCGCAGCGAAGAACTATTCTGGGAAATGATGGATGAAGTCCATGCCGAGGAAGAGTTTGCCGTTGAAGGTCCTTTATGGATTCAAGTTCAGGCCCTGGAAAAAGGTCTGGAGGTACTGGTGACAAAGGCACAGCTTTCTAAGGATGGTCCCAAGTTTGAACTGCCGCTTCCAAATGACAAGCTAAAGGATTTGCCTGTTGATGAACGAATTGAGGAATTGCTTGACCATCAATTCAATCCAAAAGGAATTGAGGATGATGATACAGCATTCGATGACGATTTAGAATTCCTTCTTTATTTCAAGGATTTCGAAGATGTTATCGCCCTTTCAAAAAGGCCGGGAATTGACAGTGTAAAAACCAGCTTGTACAGCTATGAAGATAAGTATTATTTGTACATTGAATTTCCTGAGCAGGATTTTGATGATGAAGAGGAAATTGATAATATACTAAGTGTCCTTCTAGAGTACGGTCAGGAATCGACAGTTACGGTTCACCGTTTAGATGAATACGGTAACAAGATTATCGGAGAAGATGTATTTAGTGTAATACGAAAACATTTTTCATGA
- the opp3C gene encoding oligopeptide ABC transporter permease, with product MADFETKIPKDRFRPAEIDATKSEEINKPSLTFWQDAWMRVRKNKGALVSLIVMALLVIMAFLGPVISGKEFDTQNVRHNNLPPKIQGLENISWLPFDGVKVNKAGKEIDMYKVKKVEEYYWFGTDALGRDLFTRVWKGTQISLYIALLAAVIDMIIGVAYGAISGYFGGRLDNVMQRITEILVGIPTMIVVILMILVLKPGIISITVALTITGWVGMARVVRAQTLKLKEQEFVLASKTLGNSDGKIISKHLLPNLAGVIIINTMFTIPNAVFFEAFLSFIGLGLQDPYASLGTLIDEGFKVLRLHPHEMIIPAIIISIIMITFNMLADGLRDALDPKMRD from the coding sequence ATGGCTGACTTTGAAACGAAAATTCCAAAAGATCGTTTTAGGCCGGCGGAGATCGATGCGACCAAGAGCGAGGAAATTAATAAGCCTAGCTTAACCTTCTGGCAGGATGCATGGATGCGTGTCCGCAAAAATAAAGGTGCGCTAGTAAGTTTGATCGTTATGGCACTATTGGTCATTATGGCATTCCTTGGACCAGTGATCAGCGGCAAGGAATTCGACACTCAAAATGTAAGGCATAACAATTTGCCACCTAAAATCCAGGGGCTAGAAAATATCAGCTGGCTTCCGTTTGACGGTGTGAAGGTAAATAAAGCAGGAAAAGAAATCGATATGTATAAAGTCAAAAAAGTAGAAGAGTACTATTGGTTTGGTACTGATGCTTTAGGACGTGACTTATTCACACGTGTCTGGAAAGGTACGCAAATCTCCTTGTACATTGCGCTTTTGGCTGCAGTCATTGATATGATAATTGGTGTAGCTTATGGCGCGATATCCGGTTATTTCGGTGGAAGATTGGATAACGTGATGCAGAGGATTACCGAAATCCTAGTAGGTATTCCAACTATGATTGTTGTTATCTTAATGATCCTTGTCTTGAAGCCTGGTATTATTTCCATCACTGTTGCCTTGACGATTACAGGTTGGGTAGGAATGGCCCGTGTGGTACGTGCACAGACACTGAAGCTTAAAGAACAGGAATTTGTACTCGCTTCTAAAACCCTCGGAAACAGCGATGGCAAAATCATCTCCAAACACTTATTGCCAAACCTTGCTGGTGTCATTATTATCAATACAATGTTCACGATTCCAAATGCGGTATTCTTTGAAGCGTTCCTAAGCTTTATTGGACTTGGTCTTCAGGATCCGTATGCATCACTCGGTACATTGATTGATGAAGGTTTTAAAGTGCTAAGATTGCACCCACATGAGATGATAATTCCAGCTATTATCATCAGTATCATCATGATTACGTTCAATATGCTGGCAGACGGATTGCGCGATGCGCTTGATCCGAAAATGCGCGATTAA
- a CDS encoding ABC transporter ATP-binding protein produces the protein MENILEVKDLNISFHTFAGEVKAIRGVNFELKKGETLAIVGESGSGKSVTTKAIMKLLPPGNSEIKQGEILFEGKDLAKLSDKQMQKIRGQDISMIFQDPMTSLNPTMTVGKQIMEPLIKHQNMSKSSASERAVQLLKLVGIPKPELRIKQYPHQFSGGMRQRVVIAIALACNPKVLIADEPTTALDVTIQAQILELMKDLQKKIDTSIIFITHDLGVVANVADRVAVMYGGKIVEIGTVDEVFYNPQHPYTWGLISSMPSLDAKEEELYAIPGTPPNLLHPPKGDAFAPRNEYAMQIDLEEQPPMFKVSDTHYAATWLLHPDAPKVEPPEAVKSRMRKFMGTK, from the coding sequence ATGGAAAATATTTTAGAAGTTAAAGATTTAAATATCTCCTTCCATACATTCGCGGGCGAAGTTAAAGCGATCCGCGGTGTGAACTTTGAACTGAAAAAGGGAGAAACCCTTGCGATAGTTGGCGAGTCGGGATCAGGTAAATCAGTAACGACGAAAGCAATCATGAAATTGTTGCCTCCTGGCAATTCCGAAATCAAGCAAGGTGAGATTTTGTTTGAAGGCAAAGACTTAGCTAAGTTGAGCGACAAACAAATGCAAAAAATCCGTGGTCAGGATATTTCGATGATTTTCCAGGATCCGATGACTTCTTTGAATCCAACAATGACAGTTGGAAAGCAGATCATGGAACCATTGATCAAGCATCAAAATATGAGTAAATCTTCAGCAAGTGAACGTGCAGTTCAGCTTTTAAAGCTTGTCGGTATTCCCAAACCTGAGTTGCGAATTAAACAATACCCGCACCAATTCTCTGGTGGTATGAGACAAAGGGTGGTTATCGCGATTGCGCTTGCATGCAATCCGAAGGTTCTAATTGCGGATGAGCCTACAACTGCGTTGGATGTAACGATTCAGGCACAAATATTGGAATTAATGAAAGATTTGCAGAAAAAAATCGATACTTCCATCATTTTCATCACCCATGACCTTGGGGTTGTGGCAAACGTAGCTGACCGTGTAGCAGTTATGTATGGTGGTAAGATTGTCGAAATCGGAACGGTTGATGAAGTTTTCTATAACCCTCAGCATCCATACACTTGGGGATTGATTAGTTCGATGCCAAGCCTTGATGCGAAAGAAGAGGAACTTTACGCAATTCCTGGTACACCGCCAAACTTATTGCATCCGCCAAAAGGAGATGCTTTTGCACCTCGTAATGAATATGCAATGCAAATCGACTTAGAAGAACAGCCTCCAATGTTTAAAGTGTCTGATACACATTATGCTGCTACATGGCTGTTGCATCCAGATGCTCCTAAGGTAGAACCGCCGGAAGCTGTGAAGAGCAGAATGCGCAAATTCATGGGCACGAAATAA
- the opp3b gene encoding oligopeptide ABC transporter permease, translating to MAKYLLKRVLYMFLTLFIIASLTFFLMKIIPGTPFASANKLSPAQMEIMKAKYGLDQPVPVQYAKYIGNLLQGDLGVSFQFNNRSVTDMIIGRLGPSAQLGAQAMILGTILGILLGIFAALRQNTWVDYSSTFIAVLGKSIPNFVFAGLLQYYVGVKLGWFPVLFWRGFEYTILPTIALSMLPIAIAARFMRTEMIEVLGSDYIMLAKAKGASFFEIAFKHALRNALIPLVTVLGPLAISLMTGSLVIEKIFAIPGLGEQFVASITLNDYPVIMGTTILFAALFVAIILVVDILYGIIDPRIRLSGGNK from the coding sequence ATGGCAAAATACCTGTTAAAAAGGGTACTTTACATGTTTTTGACTCTTTTCATCATTGCGTCCCTAACATTTTTCTTAATGAAAATCATCCCAGGTACGCCTTTTGCTAGTGCGAACAAATTAAGCCCCGCACAAATGGAAATCATGAAAGCGAAATATGGTCTTGACCAGCCGGTACCTGTGCAGTATGCCAAGTATATTGGAAACCTGCTGCAAGGGGATTTAGGGGTTTCCTTTCAATTCAATAACAGATCTGTTACAGATATGATCATCGGTCGTCTTGGCCCTTCCGCGCAGCTTGGTGCACAAGCAATGATTTTAGGTACGATTCTCGGGATCTTACTCGGAATATTCGCGGCACTAAGACAAAATACATGGGTCGACTATAGCTCAACATTTATAGCGGTATTGGGTAAATCCATTCCAAACTTCGTGTTTGCTGGATTACTGCAATATTATGTTGGGGTAAAACTTGGCTGGTTCCCGGTACTTTTCTGGCGAGGATTTGAGTACACAATCCTTCCAACTATTGCTCTGTCCATGCTGCCGATCGCTATCGCTGCCCGATTCATGAGAACCGAAATGATTGAGGTTTTAGGTTCTGACTATATCATGCTGGCAAAAGCTAAGGGTGCAAGTTTCTTTGAGATTGCCTTTAAGCATGCTTTAAGGAACGCGCTAATTCCTTTGGTAACAGTTTTAGGACCTTTGGCAATCTCCTTGATGACGGGTTCACTAGTAATTGAAAAGATTTTTGCGATTCCTGGACTTGGTGAGCAGTTCGTTGCATCTATTACACTTAATGATTACCCTGTTATCATGGGAACAACCATTTTATTTGCTGCATTATTTGTAGCTATCATCCTTGTTGTGGATATTCTCTATGGAATCATCGATCCACGTATCAGGCTGTCTGGAGGTAATAAGTAA
- the cls gene encoding cardiolipin synthase produces MKNTVRILTFLFILAGIYYLFYEKLDTVYLGYISIFMSLTVIFISFVIFLENRHPAQTLTWIVVLGGFPVVGFIFYLLFGRNHRKEKMFRRKYFLDKQAFSRIEGDSERANKARMLDMEEDHRRLFNLAQKLGNSPISFATSTQVLTNGDETFSHILEELKKATHHIHMEYYIVRDDEIGEEIKEVLISKSRKGVKVRFLYDSVGSWKLSKKYIADLSEAGVEVVEFGPVRLPFLNSKFNFRNHRKIIVIDGTVGFVGGLNIGDEYLGRDEGFGFWRDTHLMAKGEAVRSLQLIFLQDWYYMTNNSFLTSDYLSPSLQANTHGGVQMIAGGPDNEWSVIKNIFFSMISSADKSVWIASPYFIPDEDIFSAIKVAALSGLDVRLLVPKRPDKKIVFFASRSYFPELLGAGVKIYEYEKGFMHSKIVIVDGELASIGTSNMDMRSFHLNFEVNAFLYKTSSTVKLVKEFENDILDSSEIVIDDFNKRHIGYRLLESTSRLLSPML; encoded by the coding sequence ATGAAGAACACTGTGCGGATCTTAACGTTTTTATTTATACTTGCCGGCATCTATTATTTGTTTTATGAAAAGCTTGATACGGTTTATCTTGGATACATCAGTATTTTTATGTCACTCACCGTGATTTTTATCAGCTTTGTTATATTCCTTGAGAATCGACATCCAGCCCAGACACTGACCTGGATTGTCGTTCTTGGCGGTTTTCCGGTCGTTGGTTTTATTTTTTATTTATTATTCGGCAGGAATCATCGGAAGGAAAAAATGTTTCGCCGCAAATACTTTCTTGATAAACAAGCTTTTTCGAGGATAGAAGGGGACAGTGAGAGAGCAAACAAAGCAAGGATGCTGGATATGGAGGAAGACCATCGCCGGTTATTCAATCTTGCCCAAAAGCTGGGTAACAGCCCTATCTCATTTGCAACTTCGACACAAGTCCTAACCAATGGTGATGAGACCTTTAGCCATATCCTTGAAGAACTGAAAAAGGCAACCCACCATATTCACATGGAATATTACATTGTCCGCGATGATGAGATTGGGGAAGAAATTAAGGAGGTTTTGATCAGTAAATCAAGAAAAGGAGTAAAGGTCCGGTTTCTTTACGATTCTGTTGGATCCTGGAAGCTTTCAAAAAAGTATATTGCTGACTTGAGTGAAGCGGGGGTAGAAGTGGTTGAATTTGGACCTGTCCGCCTGCCGTTCCTTAACAGTAAATTCAACTTCAGGAATCATAGGAAGATCATCGTCATAGATGGGACGGTCGGTTTTGTGGGAGGCCTGAATATCGGTGATGAGTACCTTGGCAGGGACGAGGGATTCGGGTTTTGGAGAGATACTCATTTAATGGCCAAAGGAGAAGCGGTGCGGAGCCTCCAGTTGATTTTCCTTCAAGATTGGTATTACATGACGAATAATAGCTTTTTGACATCGGATTATCTATCTCCATCATTGCAGGCGAACACTCATGGCGGGGTACAAATGATTGCTGGGGGACCGGATAATGAATGGAGTGTCATCAAAAATATCTTCTTTTCAATGATTTCCTCTGCCGATAAGTCTGTTTGGATCGCCTCACCATACTTCATCCCTGATGAAGACATTTTCAGTGCGATTAAAGTTGCCGCTCTCAGTGGCCTGGATGTCAGGCTATTAGTGCCGAAGCGACCAGATAAAAAAATCGTGTTCTTCGCATCGAGGTCGTACTTTCCAGAACTCCTCGGAGCTGGGGTGAAAATATATGAATATGAAAAAGGCTTCATGCACAGCAAAATCGTCATTGTTGACGGAGAGCTCGCTTCCATCGGAACTTCGAACATGGATATGAGAAGCTTCCATTTGAATTTCGAAGTCAATGCCTTTCTGTACAAAACGAGCAGCACGGTGAAGCTTGTAAAAGAATTTGAAAATGACATTCTCGATTCATCAGAGATTGTCATTGATGACTTCAATAAACGCCATATCGGCTACAGGCTTCTGGAATCGACATCTCGGCTACTGTCGCCAATGCTTTAA
- a CDS encoding putative glycoside hydrolase, with product MFAESKAHETERLPVREHQSLVRGIPEQMPRFKFDSGYSFEYPDAVRGIYVTGNSAGGERFNTLTKLVDDTDLNAMVIDIKEDHGYLTYKPDEDSPFKDIGKPYIKEPEKLLKTLEEKQIYPIARVVVFKDTALANKKPEWSYKDGNQVWKNGRGESFVNPFVKEVWDYNVQIAIEAAKMGFQEIQFDYVRFPEGFEKRDAELQYSMGDYKDIEMDNVQKRVKAVTDFVAYARKELKPYDVKVSVDIFGYTATLPEAPGIGQNFSKISENVDVISSMIYPSHWTSYFGIAKPDTEPYRLVEEYAKMEKQKLAELKTPPLSRPWLQDFTASWLGSGNYIVYGKKEVEDQIRALKDQGINEYLLWNASNRYSPNVDYTP from the coding sequence GTGTTTGCAGAATCGAAAGCGCATGAAACAGAAAGGTTACCGGTCAGGGAGCATCAATCATTGGTCAGGGGGATTCCTGAGCAGATGCCAAGGTTTAAATTTGATTCAGGATACTCTTTTGAATATCCAGATGCTGTAAGAGGAATCTATGTTACTGGAAACTCAGCCGGAGGTGAGAGGTTTAATACTCTTACCAAACTTGTTGATGACACGGACTTAAATGCAATGGTCATTGATATTAAAGAAGACCATGGATATCTTACATATAAACCAGATGAGGATTCCCCTTTTAAAGATATTGGAAAGCCTTATATCAAAGAGCCTGAAAAACTATTGAAAACGTTGGAAGAGAAACAAATCTATCCAATTGCAAGAGTAGTTGTTTTCAAGGATACAGCTCTGGCAAACAAAAAGCCGGAGTGGTCATATAAGGATGGAAACCAAGTCTGGAAAAATGGAAGAGGTGAATCATTCGTCAATCCATTCGTAAAAGAAGTTTGGGATTATAATGTTCAGATTGCCATCGAGGCGGCAAAAATGGGATTCCAGGAAATTCAATTTGACTATGTCCGTTTTCCAGAGGGATTTGAAAAGAGAGATGCTGAGCTTCAATATTCAATGGGTGACTATAAAGATATAGAAATGGATAATGTGCAAAAGCGAGTGAAAGCAGTGACCGATTTTGTAGCCTATGCTAGAAAGGAATTAAAGCCATACGATGTTAAAGTATCAGTTGATATCTTTGGTTATACGGCAACCCTTCCTGAAGCTCCGGGAATTGGCCAGAACTTCTCAAAAATATCAGAAAATGTTGATGTCATTTCTTCAATGATTTATCCGAGCCATTGGACTTCTTATTTCGGAATTGCCAAGCCTGACACAGAGCCATACCGTCTGGTTGAAGAATATGCAAAAATGGAAAAACAAAAACTTGCGGAGTTAAAGACCCCACCTTTATCACGTCCATGGCTCCAGGACTTTACAGCATCTTGGTTAGGTAGCGGTAATTACATTGTTTACGGAAAAAAGGAAGTCGAAGATCAAATCAGAGCATTGAAAGATCAGGGAATCAACGAATATTTATTATGGAACGCCAGCAACAGATACTCACCTAACGTTGATTACACACCTTAA
- a CDS encoding ABC transporter ATP-binding protein codes for MENREKLLEIKNLRQYFNMGEPNEVRAIDGITFDIFKGETLGLVGESGCGKSTTGRTIIRLYEATDGDVLYKGENVHGKKSKKDLKKFNRSMQMIFQDPYASLNPRMKVSDVIAEGIDIHGLAKSKQERMEMVYELLETVGLNREHANRYPHEFSGGQRQRIGIARALAVQPEFIIADEPISALDVSIQAQVVNLMKKLQREKGLTYLFIAHDLSMVKYISDRIGVMYFGKLVELTTAEELYKNPLHPYTQSLLSAIPLPDPESERTRRRKTYDPNVHQYADGEEVKMREVVPGHYVYCSEKELKQYQHQHVK; via the coding sequence ATGGAAAATAGAGAAAAACTTCTTGAAATAAAGAATCTCAGGCAATACTTCAATATGGGTGAACCCAATGAAGTAAGAGCGATTGACGGAATTACTTTTGATATCTTTAAAGGAGAAACTCTTGGATTGGTTGGAGAATCAGGATGTGGTAAATCCACTACTGGCCGAACAATCATCAGGCTTTATGAAGCGACAGATGGAGACGTCCTTTACAAGGGTGAAAACGTACATGGCAAGAAGAGCAAAAAAGATTTAAAGAAGTTCAACAGAAGTATGCAAATGATTTTCCAGGATCCTTATGCTTCCTTGAATCCAAGGATGAAAGTTTCCGATGTTATTGCTGAGGGCATCGATATTCATGGCCTGGCGAAGAGTAAGCAAGAAAGAATGGAAATGGTATATGAACTGCTTGAAACAGTTGGTTTAAACAGAGAACACGCCAACCGTTATCCACATGAGTTCTCAGGTGGACAGAGGCAGCGTATCGGCATTGCACGTGCACTTGCTGTGCAGCCGGAATTTATTATCGCAGACGAACCAATTTCCGCTCTAGATGTTTCCATCCAGGCACAGGTTGTCAACCTGATGAAGAAACTGCAGCGTGAAAAAGGTTTAACATACTTGTTTATCGCACATGATCTTTCGATGGTAAAATATATTAGTGACCGAATTGGTGTAATGTACTTCGGAAAGCTAGTTGAGTTAACTACTGCTGAAGAATTGTACAAGAATCCACTTCACCCATACACACAATCATTGTTATCAGCGATTCCGCTTCCAGATCCAGAATCTGAGCGCACACGCAGAAGAAAAACTTATGATCCGAATGTACATCAATATGCAGACGGTGAAGAAGTGAAGATGCGCGAAGTGGTACCAGGGCACTATGTCTATTGCTCTGAGAAGGAACTGAAGCAATATCAGCATCAACATGTGAAATAA
- a CDS encoding peptide ABC transporter substrate-binding protein has protein sequence MKKSKFSFLLILTLVFSLILSACSGGDDNAGDEKPEDGEGTTGETANVPQELRMLDSSAIPTMDTVLAEGSTSFTYINNVGEGLYRLDQNHKPVPALADGEPEISDDNLVYTFKLIDSEWSNGEPVTAHDFVFAWQRAIDPKTASPYGPYMMGGKIKGAEAITEAGSKEEPYDVTTLGVKAIDDKTLEVTLEKPIAYWQDLFAFPTFYPQNQKFVEEKGDAYASNAENLLYNGPFVMETWESTDAEEWVLTKNPNYHNADQVKLEKITVNVVKDSNSAVNAFEAGETDMTGLLSSDLVPAYEGDERMLSWMEATVFWIKMNQKNEALANVNIRKAIAMGFNKEDLAASILNNGSVAANYFVPKDFVTLDGEDFREKHGDLIVFNAEEAKKYWEAGLKELGVDKLELRYLGGDTEAAKKTDAYIKNQLETNLPGLTINLESVPFAIRLERDNAMDYDLQFAGWGPDYGNALSFTDLWITDGGSNRMGYSNPKYDQLIKDAQGKLATDEKAQWEAQQEAERIMLEEDAGLAPVYQRAANILLNPNVKGLAIYNYGPDYSFQWVTIEGEE, from the coding sequence TTGAAAAAGTCAAAATTTTCATTTCTATTGATTTTGACTCTAGTATTCTCGTTAATCCTGTCTGCATGTAGCGGCGGCGATGACAATGCTGGAGACGAAAAGCCAGAAGATGGCGAAGGCACAACTGGCGAAACTGCTAACGTACCACAAGAATTAAGAATGTTGGATTCTTCTGCGATCCCAACAATGGACACAGTTCTTGCTGAAGGTTCTACAAGTTTCACTTACATAAACAACGTAGGTGAAGGTCTTTACCGCCTTGACCAGAACCATAAGCCAGTTCCTGCACTTGCAGATGGCGAGCCAGAAATCAGTGATGATAACCTGGTTTACACTTTCAAACTAATTGATTCAGAATGGTCTAACGGCGAGCCTGTAACAGCTCACGATTTCGTTTTTGCTTGGCAGCGCGCTATCGACCCTAAGACTGCTTCTCCATATGGTCCATACATGATGGGTGGCAAAATTAAGGGTGCTGAAGCGATCACTGAAGCAGGTTCAAAAGAAGAACCTTACGATGTAACTACACTTGGCGTTAAGGCTATTGACGACAAGACTCTAGAAGTAACTCTTGAAAAGCCAATCGCTTACTGGCAAGACCTTTTCGCTTTCCCAACATTCTATCCTCAAAACCAGAAGTTTGTTGAAGAGAAAGGCGATGCTTACGCAAGCAATGCTGAAAACTTACTTTACAACGGTCCATTCGTAATGGAAACTTGGGAAAGTACTGACGCTGAAGAGTGGGTACTAACTAAGAACCCTAACTACCACAATGCTGACCAAGTTAAACTTGAAAAGATCACTGTAAACGTGGTTAAAGATTCTAACTCTGCTGTAAACGCATTTGAAGCAGGCGAAACAGATATGACTGGATTGCTTTCTTCTGACCTTGTACCTGCTTACGAAGGCGACGAGCGCATGCTTAGCTGGATGGAAGCAACTGTATTCTGGATCAAGATGAACCAGAAGAACGAAGCGCTTGCTAACGTTAACATCCGTAAAGCAATCGCAATGGGCTTCAACAAAGAAGACCTTGCTGCTAGCATCCTGAACAACGGTTCAGTTGCTGCAAACTACTTTGTACCAAAAGATTTCGTAACTCTTGATGGTGAAGATTTCCGTGAAAAGCACGGCGACCTGATTGTATTCAATGCTGAAGAAGCTAAGAAATATTGGGAAGCTGGTCTTAAGGAACTTGGTGTAGATAAGTTAGAACTTCGCTACCTTGGTGGAGACACTGAAGCAGCTAAGAAGACTGATGCTTACATCAAAAACCAATTGGAAACAAACCTTCCTGGTTTGACAATCAATCTTGAAAGTGTTCCTTTCGCAATTCGTCTAGAGCGTGACAACGCTATGGATTATGATCTTCAATTCGCTGGATGGGGTCCTGACTACGGTAACGCATTGTCGTTCACTGACCTTTGGATCACTGACGGCGGAAGCAACAGAATGGGTTACTCAAACCCTAAATACGATCAGTTGATCAAGGATGCTCAAGGCAAACTTGCTACTGACGAAAAAGCTCAATGGGAAGCACAGCAAGAAGCTGAAAGAATCATGCTTGAAGAAGATGCTGGTCTAGCACCTGTTTACCAGCGTGCAGCTAACATCCTTCTTAACCCTAATGTTAAAGGTCTAGCGATCTACAACTACGGTCCTGACTACTCATTCCAGTGGGTAACAATTGAAGGCGAAGAATAA
- the spxA gene encoding transcriptional regulator SpxA — MVTLYTSPSCTSCRKAKSWLEEHEISYTERNIFSEPLSIDEIKEILRMTEDGTDEIISTRSKTFQKLDVNLETMPLQELFEVIKENPGLLRRPIIIDEKRLQVGYNEDEIRRFLPRKVRTFQLREAQRLVN; from the coding sequence ATGGTCACTTTATACACTTCACCAAGTTGTACCTCTTGCAGAAAGGCCAAGTCATGGCTGGAAGAACATGAAATTTCATATACTGAAAGAAACATATTCTCAGAGCCTTTATCTATTGATGAAATAAAGGAAATTCTACGTATGACCGAAGATGGAACGGATGAGATCATTTCTACTCGTTCTAAGACCTTCCAAAAGCTAGATGTGAACCTGGAAACAATGCCTTTACAGGAACTGTTTGAGGTGATCAAGGAAAACCCTGGCTTGCTTCGCCGTCCGATCATCATTGATGAGAAACGCCTGCAAGTTGGATACAATGAAGATGAGATCAGACGATTCCTTCCGCGCAAAGTCCGTACTTTCCAGTTACGAGAAGCTCAGCGTTTAGTAAATTAA